The DNA region AGCGGCACCTTCAACGGCCCGGTCAACCTCAGCCTGCCGCGCGTTTCGCCGGACGGCTCCGTCCTGACGTTGCAGACCTCCCAGGTGTCCTTACCCGCGAGCGGGACGGGGACGGTCACGCGTGATGTGATCATTGAGGCGCCTTCCTTGCCAGGCTCCCTGGGGGATCTGGCGCTGCTGACCGCACAGTACCGCCTGGTGGCGAGCCAGGGCGGTCAGGAGCGGACCAGCGCGCCGCTCACGGTGACGGAGAAACTGTTGACGGTCAGTACATCTCTGATGCCGTCCAGCCTCTCGGGCCCCGTGGGTGCCACGCGCCGCGTGACGGCCACGGTGACGGTATCGCCGGCCCTGGCCCAGCCGGTTCCGATCACACTCTTGGGAACCACGCAGTCCACCAATGATGTCTTCACGGTCGTCCCGGTGGGAGCCCCCTACGGGGATGGTGGCACCATGAAGCAGGATTTCGACGTGACCTTGATTGCGCTCCTGTTCAGTACAGATACATCGGCATACGGAGAGTTCTACGTGCAGGCCGACAGTTTCTCGGGATATCGTCTGCCGTATTACGGCAGTACCGCGCGGTCCCTGACCTGGACGGTGCAGCCGTAAGACGGGCTGTGTTGCCGTAACGTGATCGGGGTAGCCTGACCCGCCGTGACCGATGCCAGGCCCTAGAGCCACCGTTTTCCCATGACGTTCATCCAGCAGACCCAAAAGCTGTACCTCTGATTTCCGCTGAGCTCCCGTGATGTCCAAGCAGTGCTGCATCAGCGTGGCCCACAAGGTTAGCCACGAGGCCCTCCGACAATGGCGGATCACGTTCGGCCCTCTCTTCGCAGAAGACCTACGCCACTCGGAGGGGACGCCGGGGTTCTGGGTAGTCTCTGGATGAAGGCTGGACGAGGGTCAATGGGGTTCGCCAGTGGCTCTGAAGGGCCGTGGACGAGCACGGATGCGTGCTCGTCCGCCTCCTCCAACGGCATCGCAATACCGAGAAAGCGAAGACCGTCCTGACGAGGCTGCTCGGGGCAGACGGTCTTCCAGAGGTGACGCAGACCGACGGGCTCTGCAGCGACGGAGCGGCGGTTCGCGAGAGTCCAAGTCTGGACGAGGTCAACCATTAGCAGGTAATCTCGATCGCCCGCTACAACAGCACCCTGCAAGAACACTGCTCTCTACGGCGCCGTGTTCGACCACAGTAGGGCTTCAAGGGACGGAAACGAGCTCCAGAATGCCTGAGCCTTCACGCCCAGGTCACGAACCTCCACCAGCCTGACCGCACCAGCGTCACTGCCGTCAACAGAACATGCAACCAAAATCAAGCGTTCCAGCCGTGCTTGACCATCGCGGCAGGGGTGGCCTGAACTTCAGGCCACCCCTCTCCTCAGCCTGCCGTGACGCCAGTTCAGGCCACACCACCGGTCACCCTGCCTCAGGGCGTTCCGGAGCGCCCTTGTTCTTGCATGTCCAGCGCCGCGTTGCGGTAAAAGCGCTCAAGGCCCAGGGCGATTGCCTGCGCGAAGCGTTCCCGACCCGCAGCGCTCATCAGCAGCCGCAGATTGCCCTTGTCGGTCAGGAACGCCGTCTCGATCAGCACGCTGAGCTGGGTGGAAGGCCGCGCCAGCGCCAGGTTCTGGTAGTGCACCCCGTCGTTGCCCACCTCCGGCAACTGTCCCACCAGGCTAGCGAGCAGCGTGTCGGCCAGCGTGCGGGCCTGTGGCTGGTAGTAATACACCCCACTGCCGCGCTTGCTGCGGGGGTCCACGCCGTCCGGTAGGGCGTTGGCGTGGATGCTGACCAGCAGGTCGGCGTTCTTTTCCTCGGCCAGCAGCGGGCGGTTGTAGATGGGCACCTGCACGTCCGCCTCACGGCTCAGGACGACCGTCGCGCCTTTTTCGCGCAGCAGTTCGGCCACCCGCAGGGCAATGGGCAGCGTCAGGTTCTTCTCCGGCACCCGCAGCGGCCCGGCGCCCCCCGGCTCGTCGCCGCCATGTCCCGGGTCCAAGAGGATGGTCCGGCCCCGCAGCGGCGTGCGGGCACTCAGTGCGGGTGCGTTGCGGACCCGCAGCACCAGGGCCGTACCCTCATAGGTGGTGTCGTAGCCCCAGGGAGCGCCGCTCAGGTCCACGTGGACGCGGGCCACCCCATCACTCTCCTGGGTCCAGCGCACGTCCCGCACCGGCCCTGTGGGAAAGTCAGAGACGATGTAGTCCACGTCCGCGACACTCTGGAACAACCGCAGGTCCAGGCTGGAGGAGTCTGGGCCGACCTGCTGCTCCACCGTGAAGGGGACGCGAGCAGGCAGGTCCAGCCGCACCTCGCTGTGGGTCGCCCCGGTCTTCACGTCGATGCGGGTAAAGATCGCGCGGGGCAGCGGCGTGCCCTCGGGCTTCAAGGTCAGCGTGGTCTTGGGAGCGTTGAGCGTCAGCGTGCCGGACGCCTGCACGGTGTAGGTGTTGCCCTCTTCACCCACGATCACGGCCTGCGCGCCTGCCCGGGGAAAGACGACATAATTGCGCCCCGCCCCGTTGCGCCACACGAAGGTTCCCGCCTGCACGCCCCGCCCTGGAATGCTGGCTGTGACCTCCGCCACCCGGGGGCCCGTGCCGGTCACGCCGAGCTTGCCCGGGCTGCTCGCCGTGGCGGTGGTGCCGTCCGGCGCGGTCAGGGTGAACTGCACGGGCGCGGGACTCAACTTCTCGGGCAGCAGGAAGGTGCCCTCGTAGCGGCCGGAGGCCGTCTCGGCCATAGGGAAGGGGCCGAGCTCCCCGACCCGGAATGAGGCCGTTGCCCCGGCAGTGCCCGCAAAGGCCACCGGCACGGCGCGCATCTCCAGGGACTGCGGCTGCAGGTAGGCGGTGCGGTCCACGGCAGGCAGCAGCCCGGAGGAGACGATCTGGGCCGCTCCGGTCAGGGACAGCGGTACGGCGCGAGTAACCCGCACCTCCTGGCGGGCAACTGCGCTTCCCTGACCTGACTCCAGCACCAGCACGTTCTCACCGGGTTGCAGCGGCACCCACTCGATGAACAGGCCGTCGTTACCCACATCCACGGGCTGCCCGTTCAGAATCAGATTCGCCCCGGGTTTGACGCTGCCCTCTAGCAGCACGTGGTCGTACGCCACGGTGTACTTGTCCGGCGGATACGCCACGTAAATGGGCGCGTCGCTGATAGGCGGCAGCGAGACTGCGCCGGCTGCCGGTGGCGGGGTGACCGGGGCAGTCTGGGCGAGGGCCAAGGGTGCGGCAGTCAGCAGTAGGGCAGTCAGCAGGGAGCGGCGCAACATGAAACCTCCAAGTGGGTGAAGTGGGGACGAGTGTAGAGGAAGTCACCGTGAGAGTGCCGGGGGCGGGTCAGCCACTCCGGCGAGCCGTATCGTCCGGGGCCGCCTCCCGGCGCGCGACGCCAGGTTACCTTACGCCCGAGGGAGCATAAACAGGAAGGTGACGCCCTCATTGGACGCACCTTGCAGGCACAGCTGTCGCCATGCCGCTCCACGAGGTTTTGTCAGGTCAACAGTTCAGGTGTCGGCCAGTGCTTGACCCCCAGCCCTCCCCTCACCGTTGCCCCAGAAGCATCATGATCA from Deinococcus humi includes:
- a CDS encoding NPCBM/NEW2 domain-containing protein — protein: VNVNLTGARELRMVVTNGGDNIDYDHADWANPTITCQAIQNQPLTMTVSPSTVEIFHKHTATVKATFSGTFNGPVNLSLPRVSPDGSVLTLQTSQVSLPASGTGTVTRDVIIEAPSLPGSLGDLALLTAQYRLVASQGGQERTSAPLTVTEKLLTVSTSLMPSSLSGPVGATRRVTATVTVSPALAQPVPITLLGTTQSTNDVFTVVPVGAPYGDGGTMKQDFDVTLIALLFSTDTSAYGEFYVQADSFSGYRLPYYGSTARSLTWTVQP
- a CDS encoding N-acetylmuramoyl-L-alanine amidase family protein; the protein is MLRRSLLTALLLTAAPLALAQTAPVTPPPAAGAVSLPPISDAPIYVAYPPDKYTVAYDHVLLEGSVKPGANLILNGQPVDVGNDGLFIEWVPLQPGENVLVLESGQGSAVARQEVRVTRAVPLSLTGAAQIVSSGLLPAVDRTAYLQPQSLEMRAVPVAFAGTAGATASFRVGELGPFPMAETASGRYEGTFLLPEKLSPAPVQFTLTAPDGTTATASSPGKLGVTGTGPRVAEVTASIPGRGVQAGTFVWRNGAGRNYVVFPRAGAQAVIVGEEGNTYTVQASGTLTLNAPKTTLTLKPEGTPLPRAIFTRIDVKTGATHSEVRLDLPARVPFTVEQQVGPDSSSLDLRLFQSVADVDYIVSDFPTGPVRDVRWTQESDGVARVHVDLSGAPWGYDTTYEGTALVLRVRNAPALSARTPLRGRTILLDPGHGGDEPGGAGPLRVPEKNLTLPIALRVAELLREKGATVVLSREADVQVPIYNRPLLAEEKNADLLVSIHANALPDGVDPRSKRGSGVYYYQPQARTLADTLLASLVGQLPEVGNDGVHYQNLALARPSTQLSVLIETAFLTDKGNLRLLMSAAGRERFAQAIALGLERFYRNAALDMQEQGRSGTP